One window of Mangrovibacterium diazotrophicum genomic DNA carries:
- a CDS encoding HdeD family acid-resistance protein has product MNQINQNSAKQAADGMRKLIMVQGVVLLVVGLILLLFPAASLTTLVFILGVYWLIEGLATVYSAFQQRSHNRHWWWSLISGGLGILAGFIVLAKPGSSTVFTTSFLVSLLGFIAIINGVSALLTANQLKKRQQNGKTYLWRGIFALILGILLIAAPFSSALVIVKIIGIFLILAGLVTIAMARQLKLKASRFA; this is encoded by the coding sequence ATGAATCAAATCAATCAAAACTCAGCAAAACAAGCTGCCGATGGAATGCGGAAACTGATCATGGTGCAAGGTGTTGTGCTCTTGGTCGTCGGTTTAATCCTGCTTCTTTTTCCGGCAGCATCGTTAACCACTTTGGTCTTTATTTTAGGGGTGTATTGGTTAATTGAAGGGCTGGCAACGGTTTACAGCGCCTTTCAGCAACGCAGCCACAACCGGCACTGGTGGTGGAGTTTAATTAGCGGAGGGCTCGGCATACTGGCCGGATTCATCGTGTTGGCCAAACCCGGATCATCAACCGTATTCACCACATCCTTTTTGGTGAGCCTGCTCGGCTTTATCGCGATCATCAACGGGGTGTCGGCCTTGCTTACGGCCAACCAGCTGAAAAAGCGGCAACAGAACGGAAAGACCTACCTGTGGCGCGGAATTTTTGCGCTCATCCTCGGTATTCTGTTGATTGCAGCACCTTTCTCTTCGGCCTTGGTGATTGTGAAAATCATCGGAATCTTCCTGATCCTGGCTGGTCTGGTGACCATCGCGATGGCCCGCCAATTGAAGCTAAAAGCTTCCCGCTTTGCCTGA
- a CDS encoding amidohydrolase — MKLNNLLTILASLFVSINLCGQSITLQDVVNVTNPLPEITIYTAKEIVTLDSHKPKATAVAVVGDRILAVGSLDELKAAAGDQHFTIDKTFDSKVIVPGLIAQHDHPLLSSLAMMSEIIAIEDWVLPDKTIPAANNREEYRQRLEEANKQLKTKDELLFTWGYHPSFHGPLTRSDLDKLSSTRPIIVWHRSCHEFTLNTVALNTLGIDETLVSQFSSSAKAQSNLAEGHFWEQGMFGIVPKIVPYIATPERLQKGLKLTQTFYHTNGVTLACEPGGLYSQKLQEAENAVLSDPSSPFRFYFIPDGKSIYSLYPGNAILETEKTLNWCHGMTKMLPNEIKLFADGAIYSLAIQLREPYINGNFKGEWIMDPELFSKAFQLYWDAGYQIHVHVNGDAGLDMLLNNLEANIRRNPRYDHRMVVVHFAVSGTDQVERIKRLGAIVSGNPYYVTALADMYSKDGLGPERADNMVRMADVEKAGISFSYHSDMPMAPGQPLFLMDCGVNRIAKSGRVAGKEQRVSRVGALKAVTIEAAYSLGLEKEVGSIEAGKLANFTILGDNPVTCEATEIKNIPIWGTVHEGRLFPISSNRTASASTGPVANENTYATLLHAEDQEAEIHDHESGDCVCALNRLFAQALADNLGE; from the coding sequence ATGAAATTAAACAACTTACTGACAATTCTTGCAAGCCTATTCGTATCAATCAACCTGTGTGGCCAAAGCATCACCCTTCAGGACGTCGTGAATGTGACCAATCCACTACCGGAGATTACGATTTACACCGCGAAGGAGATCGTCACCTTAGATTCCCATAAACCAAAGGCAACAGCTGTGGCCGTTGTTGGCGACAGGATCCTTGCCGTCGGTTCGCTGGACGAATTAAAAGCCGCGGCCGGCGATCAGCATTTCACCATCGACAAGACTTTCGACAGCAAGGTAATCGTCCCCGGCTTAATCGCGCAACACGACCATCCCTTGTTAAGCAGCCTGGCTATGATGTCTGAAATCATTGCCATTGAAGACTGGGTGTTGCCTGACAAAACGATACCGGCAGCAAATAACCGGGAGGAATACCGCCAACGGCTGGAGGAGGCAAACAAGCAATTGAAAACAAAGGATGAATTACTTTTCACCTGGGGCTATCACCCTTCATTCCACGGGCCTTTAACCCGTTCGGATTTGGATAAACTGAGTTCTACCCGCCCAATTATTGTGTGGCATCGCTCCTGTCACGAATTCACCTTAAACACGGTTGCATTAAACACATTGGGCATTGACGAAACATTGGTCAGTCAATTTTCAAGTTCAGCGAAAGCTCAATCCAATTTGGCAGAAGGTCATTTCTGGGAACAGGGCATGTTTGGCATCGTTCCCAAAATAGTACCTTATATCGCTACGCCGGAACGACTTCAAAAAGGATTGAAACTCACCCAAACATTTTACCACACCAACGGCGTAACGCTCGCCTGCGAACCGGGCGGCTTATACTCGCAAAAGTTACAGGAAGCAGAGAATGCTGTTTTATCCGATCCTTCCAGTCCATTTCGTTTTTATTTTATTCCCGATGGCAAGTCCATCTACAGCCTTTACCCCGGGAATGCCATTTTGGAAACCGAGAAAACCCTCAACTGGTGCCATGGGATGACGAAAATGCTTCCCAATGAAATCAAACTGTTTGCTGATGGAGCGATCTATTCACTCGCCATTCAATTGCGCGAACCATACATCAATGGTAACTTCAAAGGCGAATGGATTATGGATCCCGAGCTGTTTTCCAAAGCTTTCCAGCTGTATTGGGATGCCGGTTACCAGATTCATGTTCATGTGAACGGCGACGCCGGGTTAGATATGCTCTTAAATAATTTAGAGGCCAATATCCGACGAAATCCGCGTTATGATCATCGCATGGTCGTTGTGCATTTTGCCGTATCCGGCACCGATCAGGTTGAACGAATTAAACGGTTAGGCGCCATTGTAAGCGGTAATCCGTACTATGTTACTGCCCTTGCGGATATGTACAGCAAGGATGGCTTAGGGCCGGAACGAGCCGATAACATGGTTCGAATGGCTGATGTGGAGAAAGCGGGCATTTCTTTTTCGTATCATTCCGATATGCCCATGGCTCCGGGACAACCGCTGTTTTTAATGGATTGCGGGGTCAATCGGATTGCAAAATCCGGGCGGGTTGCCGGGAAAGAGCAACGGGTTAGCCGCGTAGGGGCTCTGAAAGCCGTGACCATTGAAGCCGCCTACTCCCTAGGTTTGGAAAAGGAAGTGGGAAGCATTGAAGCCGGCAAGTTGGCCAATTTTACCATTCTGGGTGACAACCCGGTTACTTGCGAAGCTACCGAAATCAAAAATATTCCGATTTGGGGAACCGTTCACGAGGGACGCCTCTTCCCCATCAGCAGCAATCGTACTGCAAGCGCCTCAACCGGGCCGGTAGCCAATGAAAACACCTATGCGACATTGCTACATGCCGAAGATCAAGAAGCTGAAATTCACGATCACGAAAGTGGAGATTGTGTATGTGCTTTGAACCGCCTTTTCGCACAAGCGCTCGCAGATAATCTTGGGGAATAA
- a CDS encoding DUF2971 domain-containing protein: MILYKYVNQDRVDILKNRKIRFTQYYNQNDPYDCTFALMPLDKEKEDAEEDDYRAERAQLEVYLEEKFSQLGMLCLTEDPSNLLMWSHYAGNHKGMVIGFDTSNQFFNTTEKLYDHHYGGYDYLPTEGFGTVKSIEYLEKRKFAKIGEKIRLHDIFFTKSVHWSYEKEYRIIKNINDFEPVEIDSDIYLLPFPINAITEIIIGANADQMLYEDIRLIVQNDFKDKVEIKKAKLKHTAFGLDYVGIKNHT; the protein is encoded by the coding sequence ATGATTTTATATAAATATGTAAATCAAGATAGAGTTGACATTTTGAAGAATAGGAAAATTAGATTCACACAATACTATAATCAGAATGATCCGTATGATTGCACTTTTGCATTAATGCCGTTAGACAAAGAAAAAGAGGATGCAGAAGAAGATGATTACAGGGCTGAAAGGGCACAATTAGAAGTGTACTTAGAAGAAAAATTTAGTCAATTAGGGATGTTATGCCTGACAGAAGATCCAAGCAATTTACTTATGTGGTCTCATTATGCAGGAAATCATAAAGGCATGGTAATAGGATTTGATACAAGTAATCAGTTCTTCAATACAACAGAAAAACTGTATGACCATCATTATGGTGGATACGACTATTTACCTACCGAAGGTTTTGGAACTGTTAAATCTATCGAGTATTTGGAGAAAAGAAAGTTTGCTAAAATTGGTGAGAAAATTCGTTTACATGATATATTTTTCACAAAAAGTGTACATTGGAGTTATGAAAAAGAATACAGGATTATTAAAAATATTAATGATTTTGAACCTGTCGAAATAGACAGTGACATATACCTACTTCCTTTTCCTATTAATGCTATCACAGAAATAATTATAGGAGCAAATGCAGATCAAATGCTTTATGAGGATATAAGGTTGATAGTTCAAAATGACTTTAAGGATAAGGTTGAAATTAAAAAAGCAAAACTTAAGCATACTGCTTTCGGTCTTGATTATGTTGGCATTAAAAACCACACCTAA
- a CDS encoding arylsulfatase — MKKLALPFLVFLLFSCTQSTTTTTVQQEEVLPHPPAEFHGKIGTSFEDSEEDYPQPFEAPAGAPNVLIILLDDVGFGQAEVTGGPIPTPAMDQLAADGLTYTRFHTTGICSPTRAALLTGRNHHQAGFGTISELSTGYPGYNSIWGKNVGTVAEVLKQNGYSTAAWGKWHNTPDWETSPIGPFEQWPTGLGFEYYYGFQGGETNQYYPQLFRNTTPVEPETTPEEGYHFTKDITEDAIAWMRQQKSIAPDKPYFMYFATGATHAPLHAPKEWIDKFKGQFDEGWDAMREHTLARQKEMGIVPENTELTARPESIPAWDSLGADEKKLYARQMEVFAGFLAHTDYWTGKLIQAARDLPGGENTMIVYIIGDNGSSAEGSMSGTLNNMMTQNGFPDNVERQLSAMDDLGGPEYENHFAVPWAWAGCAPFQWMKRVPSHFGGTRNGMIVSWPASITAKGEKRTQFHHVIDIAPTIYEAAHIIMPTRINGVEQTPLAGVPMNYSFADAQASGTRHTQYFETGGHRAIYDNGWVAASFHGVPWELTGSVGFKDNSWELYHIDDDFSEAHDLASENPEKLEELKTIFDEEAKKYDVYPLDDRFAERATNPNRPSVVRGKTEFTYLAGTERIPEGSAPPVYARTHTISAKINYSKGDEGVIVANGGTSAGYTLYIKGGKLFYYYNFFHLNHYEVASTALPEGELDIQMAYTQESIEPGGGGSARLFVNGQQVAEAKVDKVVPARYSATETMDIGKDLGSPVSMSYQAPFAYTGTIEAVKFQLQ; from the coding sequence ATGAAAAAACTTGCGTTACCCTTTCTTGTCTTTCTTTTGTTTTCGTGTACCCAAAGCACGACCACCACAACAGTACAACAGGAGGAAGTTTTACCTCACCCTCCCGCTGAGTTTCACGGAAAAATAGGAACCTCGTTCGAAGATTCGGAAGAAGATTATCCCCAACCATTTGAAGCCCCGGCCGGTGCTCCCAACGTGCTGATCATCTTACTGGATGACGTCGGCTTTGGACAGGCCGAAGTTACAGGAGGGCCAATTCCCACGCCTGCCATGGACCAACTGGCAGCCGACGGACTGACCTATACCCGCTTCCATACCACCGGAATTTGCAGCCCCACCCGGGCCGCACTGCTAACCGGCCGAAATCACCATCAAGCCGGCTTCGGAACCATTTCGGAACTCTCGACCGGTTATCCCGGCTACAATAGCATTTGGGGGAAAAATGTCGGCACAGTGGCCGAAGTGCTGAAACAAAATGGCTACAGCACTGCCGCCTGGGGGAAATGGCACAACACACCCGACTGGGAAACCAGTCCCATTGGCCCCTTTGAACAATGGCCAACCGGATTGGGTTTTGAATACTATTACGGCTTTCAGGGCGGTGAAACCAACCAGTACTATCCCCAGTTGTTCAGAAATACAACGCCTGTAGAACCGGAAACGACGCCGGAAGAAGGCTATCACTTCACGAAAGATATTACCGAAGATGCGATCGCATGGATGCGTCAACAAAAGTCTATCGCCCCGGATAAACCCTATTTCATGTACTTTGCGACCGGAGCAACGCATGCTCCGCTTCATGCCCCCAAGGAATGGATCGACAAATTCAAGGGGCAGTTCGACGAAGGTTGGGATGCGATGCGCGAGCATACCTTAGCCCGCCAAAAAGAAATGGGTATTGTACCTGAAAATACAGAATTGACAGCCCGCCCGGAATCAATCCCCGCCTGGGATAGTTTGGGCGCCGACGAAAAGAAATTGTATGCCCGCCAAATGGAGGTATTTGCCGGCTTTTTGGCACACACCGACTACTGGACCGGTAAACTTATACAAGCCGCCCGCGATCTTCCCGGAGGTGAAAACACCATGATTGTTTACATTATTGGTGATAATGGCTCCAGTGCCGAAGGGAGCATGAGCGGGACCTTGAACAATATGATGACTCAAAACGGATTCCCCGACAATGTGGAACGCCAATTAAGCGCCATGGACGATTTGGGTGGCCCCGAATATGAAAACCATTTTGCTGTGCCATGGGCCTGGGCCGGTTGTGCTCCCTTCCAGTGGATGAAGCGCGTCCCCTCCCACTTTGGCGGAACCCGTAACGGAATGATTGTTTCCTGGCCGGCATCCATTACCGCCAAAGGCGAAAAAAGAACGCAGTTTCACCATGTCATCGATATTGCCCCTACCATTTACGAAGCGGCACATATCATCATGCCTACACGGATAAACGGGGTTGAGCAAACACCACTTGCCGGCGTTCCGATGAATTATTCGTTTGCTGATGCCCAGGCATCGGGGACACGCCATACTCAATATTTTGAAACCGGCGGACACCGGGCAATTTACGATAATGGCTGGGTTGCCGCTTCATTCCACGGCGTCCCCTGGGAGCTAACCGGGTCAGTCGGTTTCAAAGACAATAGCTGGGAGTTGTATCATATTGACGATGATTTCTCGGAAGCCCATGACTTAGCATCGGAAAACCCCGAAAAACTGGAAGAGCTTAAAACGATATTCGATGAAGAAGCTAAAAAATATGATGTTTACCCGCTTGACGATCGTTTTGCTGAACGGGCAACCAACCCGAATCGTCCTTCAGTGGTTCGCGGAAAAACCGAATTTACCTACCTGGCCGGAACCGAACGGATTCCGGAAGGAAGTGCTCCTCCGGTTTATGCCCGCACGCATACCATTTCAGCAAAAATTAATTATTCAAAAGGTGATGAAGGAGTCATTGTAGCCAACGGAGGAACATCGGCCGGATATACGCTGTACATTAAAGGAGGAAAGTTGTTTTACTATTATAATTTCTTTCATCTGAATCACTACGAAGTTGCCTCGACTGCGCTGCCGGAAGGAGAGCTGGACATTCAAATGGCTTATACCCAGGAATCAATTGAACCGGGAGGTGGAGGTAGTGCCCGGTTGTTTGTGAATGGCCAACAAGTAGCTGAGGCCAAAGTCGACAAAGTGGTTCCGGCGCGCTATTCGGCAACAGAAACCATGGATATTGGTAAAGACCTGGGCTCCCCGGTGTCGATGAGTTACCAGGCCCCATTTGCCTATACCGGCACCATCGAAGCAGTCAAATTTCAATTGCAATAG